In the genome of Roseovarius sp. Pro17, the window AATGCTCGGTCACTTCCAGCACGATGCGCTCTGCGGGCCAATGCTTGAACACGTCGCCGAGGCGACCCGACGCGACCGTCGCCGGTGAGGCGTTGACCGAGACATAAATGCTGGGGGGCAGTTGGTTCAGCGCGATCAGGGCCTGTTCGATAACGCAAATTTCCAGATCAGCCTGTAGGCCGACAGTCGCCGCATCGTCGAACCACAGATTCGGAGGGCGGTAGGGCTGAGCGCGAAAACGGCAGAGCGCCTCAAAGCCTTTTGGGCGGCGCGCTGCGGCGTCCATGATCGGCTGATAGACCACATCGAAATCGCGACTTTGAAGTATCGCCTTGATTGCGGTGGCGGTCGTATCATACGTTACACGCTCAGCGATCCTGCCGTTCACCTGCTCGGCTGAAAGGCCTGCGAAGGCGCGCATTACGGCAAGGTCGCGCTGTGTCAGATCAGGCTTGGCCGTGCGGCTAAGACAGCAGAACATGCCGTATGCACTGCCATCGCGTCGCCGGATCGGTACGCTGACATGGCTCTTGATCGGTATGGCACTGGTCAATGGTATATCGCGGCAGAGCGGTTCGTTGGCTGTGTCGGGGATCAGTTCTGGCAGGCGTCCGGCCAGAATATGGCGGCAGTAGACGTCATCCAGCGGCATGGTGGCGCCGACATAGGCCGTATCCTCGAATCCCGGTGCACTGACGGCACGGAACACCAGATCGTCGCCGATGAACTCCGACAGATACGCCACCTCCATACCCAGATGACTGCGCACGAATTCCAATGCGGAATGGATCGTATCATCCCCGCTTAGGGTCGGAACATTTGCGATGGCAGTGAGCATGGCAGCCGGATCGGCGACTGTATGGGGCATCGGTAAACCTTTGCATTGCGCGGTATGCCCCAGAGTAGGGGCCAAAACCTGACCAAAGGATTTAGTTCCGCCCATCGCGGGAAGATCAATGCAAAAGATTTTATGTATTCGTCTTGCGAGGCGGATCGTCCGAAGCAGGCGCGGCCGAGCGCCGCGTGCGCACGGTGCTGTCGCCCAAAAAATGCCCCATAGGCTTGAGCCCGTCAATCTCGTCGCAGACAATCTTGACCACAATTAGCACCGGCACGGCGACGACCATGCCGACAATAGACCAAATATAGGCGAAAAAGGCCACGATCAGGAACAGGATCGGCGTGTTCAGCTGCATCCGGCGCGCGATCACAAGCGGCGTGACGATCTGGCCCTCCAGTGAGGTGAGGAGCATGTAGGTCGCAAACACGCCAATCGCCTCCCATCCGGTATCAAGTGAAACGTAGGCGACAAGCGCCGCGATGCCTGCACCCACGACAGCCCCGAGAAACGGCACGAAATTCAGCGCAAAGGCCATGGCCCCGATGGCGATGGCGTTAGGCACCTCCCAGAGGTACATAGCCGCACCGATAGAGAGGCCCAGCCCGGCATTGATAATGGCAATCCCGCCCAGATAGCGGCTTAGCCGGTCCTCAATGGTCTTGATGATCTCGACGGCGCGGCGCTTGTCTTGCAGCTTGGGCAGGCTTTGGACTGTACGCAGTGCAAAGAAGTCGCCCGAACCAATAAGAAAGAAGGTCAGGAAGATAGCAAAGATAATCTGACTCATCACCTTGGGCGCCATGGTGAGAATGGTTATAGAGGTCGATGCTTCGGACACGACCTCAACCTCCATTGCCGGTGTTGCATCAGCATTGCTGACCGCGTCATCAATGGCTTTGGCCGCCTCGTTGACCTTGGCCAGCGTGCCGCTGCTGTCGCCCAGTTTGGCC includes:
- a CDS encoding AI-2E family transporter; this encodes MKAQKRIYVPLIGIFIVILVVALVAAANFLIPVTAAILSYFVFSRPRRVLERMGLPNMVIATFFTSILFVIVGVAIAWFAEPVTNLIDDMPRLMQEMQAKLGDSSGTLAKVNEAAKAIDDAVSNADATPAMEVEVVSEASTSITILTMAPKVMSQIIFAIFLTFFLIGSGDFFALRTVQSLPKLQDKRRAVEIIKTIEDRLSRYLGGIAIINAGLGLSIGAAMYLWEVPNAIAIGAMAFALNFVPFLGAVVGAGIAALVAYVSLDTGWEAIGVFATYMLLTSLEGQIVTPLVIARRMQLNTPILFLIVAFFAYIWSIVGMVVAVPVLIVVKIVCDEIDGLKPMGHFLGDSTVRTRRSAAPASDDPPRKTNT
- a CDS encoding EAL domain-containing protein, with amino-acid sequence MPHTVADPAAMLTAIANVPTLSGDDTIHSALEFVRSHLGMEVAYLSEFIGDDLVFRAVSAPGFEDTAYVGATMPLDDVYCRHILAGRLPELIPDTANEPLCRDIPLTSAIPIKSHVSVPIRRRDGSAYGMFCCLSRTAKPDLTQRDLAVMRAFAGLSAEQVNGRIAERVTYDTTATAIKAILQSRDFDVVYQPIMDAAARRPKGFEALCRFRAQPYRPPNLWFDDAATVGLQADLEICVIEQALIALNQLPPSIYVSVNASPATVASGRLGDVFKHWPAERIVLEVTEHSMVDCYDSLLSELDTLRFRGVRLAIDDAGAGYSGLQHIVRLHPDIIKLDISLTNRIDEDIVRRSLGAALVRFAVEINAAIVAEGIETEGELTTLHDLGVPLAQGYFLGKPADLATAKAWFDDTAATEGCTG